The genomic interval GTTTAGTCGACTGTGTCGAGTTAGTATTAATGTTGCTTCAAAATTTGATCAGGTAGTGGCAATCTCAGTAGGGGTGGTGAGCATTGCCGTTGGGATTGGAATTCCGGTTTTCTATGAATCCCAAATCGACAGTGCTGTCAGTTCTCTTCCTCTAGTCAATTAATCTTATTTAAGATTCATACTTGCGCTAGTATAATAATGTTATTGAGAAAATGTTATATGCAGTCAAAGCGAGACAACACTCAACCCTGCTTCCCTTGCAATGGAACTGGCGCACGTAAGTAACTAGCAACCGGCATACACAATTTAGCTATATATTAAAGCTCTGTCTTTACCAAATGTATGTAGTTTGGTATAATAAAAGCTAGGGCCATAAACTTTTTATTAGTTGGTAACTTGGTAAGCAAAATCAAGGAAGTAGAACTAGAAGCATTCAAGCATTCAAGTTCATATATATCAGGCCTCTCCTATCCATGTTCATGCTAATGCTGTTAGTTTCGGTTAACTTTTTCTGAAAATGGATCACCCTTCCTGTACCAGAAAGATGCAGATTTTGCACTGGAAGTGGCTCGGTCACGGTGGAGCTTGGAGGGGATGAAAAAGAAGTGTCTAAATGCATAAACTGTGAAGGGGTCGGATCATTTACATGCACCACATGTCAAGGTTCTGGGATTCAACCTCGATACCTTGATCGCAGGTATGTATTGTGAAATGTCATTGTCTGATGCAGCAACTATGTATATGTGCATTGCAAATTCGTGTTCAAGATACAAGTAGGTTTAATACTTGCTTAGTATTCTTACAAAATGGCAACTTTGTATATGTGCATTATAGTTGATTAGAGAGGAATACAATATTAAAGTAGTAAAAGGGATTGAAAGATTGAGAAGTGTTGAATTGACATGATGTTTGTGCTTTGTTTTGGACAGAGAATTCAAAGACGATGACTGAATCCTATCTGCGGGAATATCCAACCCTCTTCAAGTCGAGAGTTAAGCTAAAGAAGAGTTTCAATTTTCACCCTTTTTTTAATTCTCTTTTGTACACACCTTTACTACTACATATGTCCAATTGCTTTCATCCCCTCTTCCAAACCCACATATAATGGAGCAGTCTAACCTGTTTTCTTCTTCGTTTTCTCCTTATTCTCAGATAAgtatttgttgttttcatAAAACATTATAAGTATAGTTCCTTTTGTTTGGTTGAGGAAAATGACAGAGCAGACTAAATTACTCAGTATTAATTCGCTATGTATATAGTAGTGAACTTGGAAAGGTTGAAAAGGATGGACAGCttaattaaaatgatgaactgAATTTACATACAAGCACAACTATGAAGTATGAAAACCAAGACAATTGGTAACTTTGCTCCGAACTACTTCGCCTCGTCGATTATTCGTGTTACTGTGCCAAGGGCCACAGTTTTTCCTGATGCTCTCAAAGATACATTCCCTAGAGCTctacacttggaaaactctacCGCACAAACTGGCCTCTGCAAAACTACCTCCACAGCAGCTACCTGGTTTGCGAGAAGACAACGAGGAAGCCTTTTCGCCACTTGAAGAGTCTTCCGATCAAGTAATGCTGCTATTTTCACAACTCTTGCGCCCTCCTTTGCATGGTGTATGTGAAACTCCAGCGGAGAGCCAATCAACATAGGCTGTGCCCCATCCGGAAGTTGCACTCTCAATTCCAAATGTCTCGCAAATGCAACTGGAAGATCAGGGTCACATAGCACACCTCCTGCCATCACTTGATGAACATCAATCCCTTGTAGGGTAACAGCCACACTGTCACCAGCTGTAGCAGTTGAGCACGACTGAGAGCCGTCGCGTTCTAATGACCGGATAGTCCCTAATTCGCCAGAAGGCATAACCCGAACCTTAAGTCCATTTCGAAGAGTTCCAGCCTGCAATTTACCATATGCAGAAACCTGCCCTTTAGAAGCTTTGATGACATCGCATATAGGCATGAGCAGTGGCTTCTCAGACTCTCTCTTAGGGGGTTGAAAGGAATCAATTGCATCGAACAAGCAAGGTCCGCTATACCAAGACAAAAAACGGTCATCACTAGGAGCTGACATCAAGTTCTGATTATCCATGGCACTCAATGGAACGCAACAGACTGAAGACTTCTCGAAACGACACGAACGTGTGAGAAATGTTCCTATTGTG from Argentina anserina chromosome 2, drPotAnse1.1, whole genome shotgun sequence carries:
- the LOC126784672 gene encoding protein SPA, chloroplastic — translated: MSTAPALPRLHSPFLCCPLKLSSTSPCLSHKLSQRSPKSYPCIRAIDLDQNTVVAISVGVVSIAVGIGIPVFYESQIDSASKRDNTQPCFPCNGTGAQRCRFCTGSGSVTVELGGDEKEVSKCINCEGVGSFTCTTCQGSGIQPRYLDRREFKDDD
- the LOC126784717 gene encoding uncharacterized protein LOC126784717, yielding MAQLNLAVVGHVDSGKSTVSGKLLLLLGQVSNKEMHKNEKEAKSQGKGSFAYAWALDESTEERERGITMNVGVKYFDSKKYKVVLLDSPGHKDFVPNMISGAAQADAALLVVDGSHGAFEAGMKGGQTKEHSQIIKSFGVKQIIVAVNKMDVVGYSKDRFDEIKDTIGTFLTRSCRFEKSSVCCVPLSAMDNQNLMSAPSDDRFLSWYSGPCLFDAIDSFQPPKRESEKPLLMPICDVIKASKGQVSAYGKLQAGTLRNGLKVRVMPSGELGTIRSLERDGSQSCSTATAGDSVAVTLQGIDVHQVMAGGVLCDPDLPVAFARHLELRVQLPDGAQPMLIGSPLEFHIHHAKEGARVVKIAALLDRKTLQVAKRLPRCLLANQVAAVEVVLQRPVCAVEFSKCRALGNVSLRASGKTVALGTVTRIIDEAK